From Sporocytophaga myxococcoides, the proteins below share one genomic window:
- the tsaE gene encoding tRNA (adenosine(37)-N6)-threonylcarbamoyltransferase complex ATPase subunit type 1 TsaE, protein MGESTQPYKILQSKDLSELKQVASEIIKFADLEKIWLFEGEIGAGKTTLIKEICKELGVSENVSSPTFALINEYLGANSNSIYHFDFYRLKSETEALDIGSEEYFSSGNICLIEWPSKIESLIPPHHLRISLKVDNNQQRIFHLSKT, encoded by the coding sequence ATGGGAGAAAGTACACAACCTTATAAAATATTACAGAGCAAGGATCTTTCTGAACTTAAACAGGTAGCTTCGGAAATTATTAAATTTGCCGATTTAGAAAAAATTTGGCTGTTTGAAGGAGAGATTGGAGCAGGAAAGACCACTTTAATAAAGGAAATTTGCAAAGAACTTGGGGTATCTGAAAATGTAAGTAGTCCGACATTTGCTTTGATAAATGAATATCTTGGAGCTAACAGCAATAGCATTTACCATTTTGATTTTTACAGATTAAAAAGCGAAACGGAGGCACTTGATATAGGCAGTGAAGAGTATTTTTCTTCAGGAAATATTTGTCTTATAGAGTGGCCTTCAAAAATAGAATCTCTTATACCTCCGCATCATTTAAGAATTTCTCTAAAAGTAGATAATAATCAACAAAGAATTTTTCATCTTTCTAAAACATGA
- a CDS encoding S46 family peptidase, giving the protein MLKKLIVFTVCLLSLNPFCRADEGMWLPLLIKRLNYEDMQKKGLKLTADEIYSANHSSLKDAVVNFGGYCTGEIISDKGLVLTNHHCGYESVQSHSTVEHDYLSDGFWAKKTSEELPTPGLTVTFLVRMEDVTDRILRECAGLNPDEKEAKIEQISTELEKSAIAGTHYTSEIKSFFEGNEFYLFVYEVFKDIRLVGAPPSSIGKFGGDTDNWMWPRHTGDFSLFRVYTGPDGKPAEYSANNIPLKPKFHLTISLDGYEKGSFTMIMGYPGSTERYLTSEGVKLAYEITNPDKIKIREKRLALMKEDMDADPEVRIKYAANYAQVINYYKYFIGQNQGLRRLDVADQKKAREKKFQEWADSDPERKKTYGDLLPQFEQTYEEYKIVAPAYTYLEEAAFGTEILLFAYKLNGFYQALQKAKTPQETEAATKAAKELADEFFKNYNPPTDQKIFAALLKMYHDDVNPKLVPSVLKEVNKKYKGDFNKFAAYVFSNSILASKEKMDNFLKKPSAKVLEKDPAFKTSQEIISDFRTLAGPFLGMIFAKLDAANNLYLKGIREMNKEAKLYPDANFSMRLTYGSVEDYYPKDAAHFSYYTTIEGIMEKEDPQNEEFIVPKKLIDLYNQKDYGRYGYKGTLPVNFISTNDITGGNSGSPVMNAYGHLIGCAFDGNWEAMSGDIIYEPKLQRTISVDVRYILFIIDKYAGAENLIKEMTIVQNFKSPSASQEESIDKNKPVEIIKTGNKKLEKVN; this is encoded by the coding sequence ATGTTGAAAAAACTTATCGTATTTACTGTCTGTTTGCTTTCTTTAAATCCTTTCTGTCGTGCCGACGAAGGAATGTGGCTTCCTTTACTCATCAAGAGGCTTAACTATGAAGATATGCAAAAGAAAGGTCTCAAGCTGACAGCAGATGAGATCTATAGTGCAAATCATTCAAGCCTAAAAGATGCTGTTGTAAATTTCGGAGGGTATTGCACAGGAGAAATCATATCTGATAAAGGACTAGTTCTTACTAACCACCACTGCGGTTATGAATCTGTACAATCGCATAGTACGGTTGAGCACGACTATCTTTCTGACGGTTTCTGGGCAAAAAAAACGTCTGAGGAACTCCCTACACCTGGCCTTACAGTAACTTTTCTGGTAAGAATGGAAGATGTAACGGATAGAATTCTGAGAGAATGTGCAGGGCTAAACCCTGATGAAAAAGAAGCTAAAATCGAACAGATTTCTACTGAACTTGAAAAATCAGCAATAGCAGGAACGCATTATACTTCCGAAATCAAAAGCTTTTTCGAAGGGAATGAATTTTACCTGTTTGTTTATGAAGTATTTAAAGATATCAGACTAGTAGGAGCACCACCATCCAGTATCGGAAAATTCGGAGGTGATACCGATAACTGGATGTGGCCAAGGCATACAGGAGACTTTTCCTTGTTCAGAGTCTATACTGGACCGGATGGCAAGCCTGCGGAATATTCAGCAAACAATATTCCTTTAAAACCCAAATTTCATCTAACTATCTCACTCGACGGATACGAAAAAGGTTCTTTTACAATGATAATGGGATATCCGGGAAGTACAGAAAGATATCTAACATCCGAAGGAGTTAAACTTGCATATGAAATCACCAATCCTGATAAAATCAAAATCAGGGAAAAAAGATTGGCTCTTATGAAAGAAGATATGGATGCCGATCCGGAGGTAAGAATCAAATATGCAGCAAATTATGCTCAGGTAATTAATTATTACAAATATTTTATAGGTCAGAATCAAGGATTAAGAAGACTGGATGTTGCAGATCAAAAGAAAGCCAGGGAAAAGAAATTTCAGGAATGGGCCGATTCTGACCCTGAGAGAAAAAAGACCTATGGTGATTTGCTTCCTCAATTTGAGCAAACTTATGAGGAATATAAAATTGTTGCTCCCGCCTATACTTACCTCGAAGAAGCTGCCTTTGGCACAGAAATCCTGCTTTTTGCATATAAGCTGAATGGATTCTACCAGGCACTGCAAAAGGCTAAAACACCACAGGAAACGGAGGCTGCAACCAAAGCCGCTAAAGAACTGGCTGATGAATTCTTTAAAAATTATAATCCACCAACGGACCAAAAGATTTTTGCCGCACTGTTAAAAATGTATCATGATGATGTAAATCCCAAACTAGTGCCTTCAGTCCTTAAAGAAGTAAATAAGAAATACAAAGGCGACTTCAATAAATTTGCTGCATACGTATTTTCAAATTCAATCCTTGCTTCAAAGGAAAAAATGGATAATTTTCTTAAAAAGCCTTCAGCAAAGGTACTGGAAAAAGATCCTGCCTTCAAAACAAGTCAAGAAATCATAAGTGATTTCAGAACACTTGCCGGACCTTTCCTGGGTATGATTTTCGCAAAACTGGATGCCGCTAATAACTTATATCTTAAAGGAATCAGGGAAATGAATAAAGAGGCTAAACTATATCCTGATGCTAACTTTTCCATGAGACTAACCTATGGTTCAGTTGAAGATTATTATCCGAAAGATGCAGCACACTTTTCCTACTATACTACCATTGAAGGTATCATGGAAAAAGAAGATCCCCAAAACGAAGAATTCATAGTTCCTAAAAAATTAATAGACCTGTACAATCAAAAAGATTATGGCAGATACGGATATAAAGGGACCCTTCCTGTAAACTTTATTTCCACCAATGATATTACCGGAGGAAATTCAGGAAGCCCTGTTATGAATGCTTATGGGCATTTAATTGGATGTGCATTTGATGGCAACTGGGAAGCAATGAGCGGAGATATTATCTATGAGCCAAAATTACAAAGAACAATTTCAGTAGATGTGAGATATATTTTATTCATCATTGATAAATATGCAGGTGCGGAAAACCTCATCAAAGAGATGACAATTGTGCAAAACTTTAAGTCTCCCTCAGCAAGTCAGGAAGAATCAATAGACAAAAATAAACCTGTCGAAATAATTAAGACAGGCAATAAAAAATTGGAAAAGGTAAACTAA
- a CDS encoding HD domain-containing protein gives MNKKKIFNDPVYGFITIPGSFIFDIIEHPYFQRLRRIKQLGLTDLVYPGALHTRFHHALGAMHLMGMALNRLRSRGHQISEEEKEAALAAILLHDIGHGPFSHALEKTLLSHIAHEKLSYLIMEKLNNEFNGKLDLTVKMFLNLYERKFFHQLISSQLDMDRMDYLKRDSFFTGVMEGTIGADRIIKMLDIIDDELVIEEKGIYSIENFLSSRRLMYWQVYLHKTTVSAEKMLIQIIRRAQHLSLTGEKLYASEALNVFLQQKITLDDFTQNHLYLQAFTSLDDYDLWGAIKIWKNHKDPVLSLLCNQLLERKLFRIEISRTQFEEEKIDQLRKEVVKNLGLPEENSEYFVVNGVLRNRAYLPVSNKINVLTKKGQVLDVAQASDLPNIKAISKIVKKHYLCWPKNVSL, from the coding sequence TTGAATAAAAAGAAAATATTCAACGATCCGGTTTACGGATTTATTACAATTCCCGGAAGTTTCATTTTTGATATTATAGAGCATCCCTATTTTCAGCGACTGAGAAGAATAAAACAATTAGGACTTACTGACCTAGTGTATCCCGGGGCACTTCATACCAGGTTTCATCATGCTCTAGGAGCTATGCATTTAATGGGTATGGCCTTGAACAGATTAAGAAGTCGCGGACATCAGATATCAGAAGAAGAAAAAGAAGCCGCTTTGGCTGCCATATTGTTGCACGACATTGGTCATGGTCCATTCTCACATGCCCTGGAGAAAACCCTGCTTTCGCATATAGCCCATGAAAAGCTTTCATATCTTATTATGGAAAAGCTAAATAATGAGTTTAATGGAAAATTGGATCTTACCGTAAAAATGTTTCTCAACTTATACGAAAGGAAATTCTTCCATCAACTTATATCCAGCCAGCTCGATATGGATAGAATGGACTACCTTAAGAGAGACAGCTTTTTTACCGGGGTTATGGAAGGTACGATCGGAGCAGACAGAATCATTAAAATGCTGGATATTATTGACGACGAATTAGTTATAGAGGAAAAGGGAATATACAGCATTGAAAATTTCTTATCATCCAGAAGACTGATGTACTGGCAGGTTTATTTGCACAAAACAACCGTGAGCGCAGAAAAAATGCTGATACAAATTATAAGGAGAGCTCAGCATTTATCCCTGACCGGTGAAAAATTATATGCATCGGAGGCATTAAATGTTTTCCTTCAGCAAAAAATAACACTTGATGATTTTACTCAAAATCATCTCTACCTTCAAGCTTTTACCAGTCTCGATGATTATGACTTATGGGGAGCGATAAAAATATGGAAAAATCATAAAGACCCTGTATTGTCGTTGTTATGTAACCAGCTATTAGAAAGGAAGTTATTCCGAATTGAAATATCAAGGACACAATTTGAGGAAGAAAAGATTGATCAGCTAAGAAAAGAAGTAGTAAAAAATCTCGGATTGCCTGAAGAAAATTCGGAATATTTTGTCGTAAATGGTGTTCTAAGAAACAGAGCATACCTTCCGGTAAGCAATAAAATAAATGTTCTTACAAAAAAAGGACAAGTATTGGACGTCGCCCAGGCCTCTGATCTTCCCAACATAAAGGCTATAAGTAAAATAGTAAAAAAACATTATTTATGCTGGCCTAAAAATGTATCTTTGTAA
- a CDS encoding valine--tRNA ligase, translating into MEIKKTYSPKEVEDKWYSYWMDNGFFAAKPNPNKEPYTIVIPPPNVTGVLHMGHMLNNTIQDVLIRKARMEGKEACWVAGTDHASIATEAKVVAMLREKGIKKSDLSRDEFLKYAWEWKEKYGGIILEQLKKLGASCDWNRTRFTMEPEMSDAVIEVFIKLYRDGLIYRGNRMVNWDPQGKTALSDEEVIHKEVNSKLYFLKYQIDGSEEYITVATTRPETILGDTAICVNPKDQRYQHLKGKKAIVPLIGRKIPVIMDEYVDMEFGTGCLKVTPAHDVNDYALGQKHGLEIIDIMNDDGTFSANAQLYIGEDRFKVRKLISKELEEKTFLLKTEDIKNSVGYSERTDAVIEPRLSLQWFVDMKKFLEKKPEALSSVMNDEIQLIPSKFKNTYRHWMENIKDWCISRQLWWGQRIPAYYLINNPSAEPVVAFTEQEALEQFQKNYSGTKASDIRQDEDVLDTWFSSWLWPISVFDGFKDPQNKDINYFYPTNDLVTAPEILFFWVARMIMAGYMFRGEIPFKKVYLTGIVRDKQGRKMSKSLGNSPDPLDLIEEYGADGVRVGMLLSSPAGNDLLFDEKLCLQGRNFTNKIHNAYNLISGWEIKEGNNEDNIAAIEWMESKFTTALIELEDNFTKYRLSDALMSVYKLVWDDFCSNYLEMIKPGFKQPIDRETYTKTINLFEKLLKVIHPFTPFISEEYWHKIKERPQNECIIIAEWPKASQTIDKQSIEHGDLAIEIVSNIRNIRNAKQIAKFDPLKLFVKNVPAELLSKFSPIIKKLACIESIETTQQPIDGASTFIIRSSEFYIPVEGSIDVEKEKENLLKQLEHKKGFLASVEKKLSNEKFVAGAPAPVIELERKKKADAEAEIQALEKSLANL; encoded by the coding sequence ATGGAAATTAAAAAGACATACAGTCCCAAAGAAGTTGAAGACAAATGGTATTCCTATTGGATGGATAACGGATTTTTCGCAGCAAAGCCTAATCCAAATAAGGAACCATACACAATTGTTATTCCTCCGCCAAACGTCACAGGTGTTTTGCATATGGGACATATGCTTAACAATACCATCCAGGATGTACTGATCAGAAAAGCAAGAATGGAAGGAAAAGAAGCCTGCTGGGTAGCCGGAACTGACCATGCATCGATTGCTACTGAAGCAAAGGTAGTTGCAATGCTAAGAGAAAAAGGTATTAAGAAAAGTGATCTTTCAAGAGATGAATTTTTAAAATATGCATGGGAATGGAAAGAGAAGTACGGCGGAATTATTCTTGAACAGCTAAAAAAACTGGGTGCTTCATGTGATTGGAACAGAACCAGGTTCACAATGGAGCCAGAGATGTCTGATGCTGTAATTGAAGTATTTATAAAATTATACAGAGATGGCCTTATCTATAGAGGAAACAGAATGGTTAACTGGGATCCGCAAGGAAAAACGGCTCTTTCTGATGAAGAAGTTATTCACAAGGAAGTAAATTCAAAGCTTTATTTTCTAAAATATCAGATAGATGGTTCTGAAGAATACATTACAGTAGCAACTACAAGACCAGAGACTATTCTCGGAGATACTGCCATTTGCGTTAATCCAAAAGATCAGAGATATCAGCATCTGAAAGGTAAGAAAGCTATTGTTCCTCTTATCGGAAGAAAAATTCCAGTGATAATGGATGAGTATGTTGATATGGAATTTGGAACAGGCTGCTTGAAAGTTACCCCTGCTCATGATGTTAATGACTATGCACTTGGCCAGAAGCATGGCCTTGAAATCATTGATATCATGAATGACGATGGTACATTCAGCGCTAATGCTCAGTTGTATATAGGCGAAGACCGATTCAAAGTAAGAAAGCTCATTTCTAAAGAACTTGAGGAAAAAACTTTTTTACTAAAGACAGAAGATATAAAAAACAGTGTAGGATATTCTGAAAGAACTGATGCTGTAATTGAGCCAAGATTATCTCTTCAATGGTTTGTAGATATGAAGAAGTTTCTGGAAAAAAAGCCCGAAGCCCTTTCTTCAGTGATGAATGATGAAATTCAGCTTATTCCTTCCAAGTTTAAAAATACATACAGACATTGGATGGAAAACATCAAAGACTGGTGTATCTCCAGACAGCTTTGGTGGGGACAAAGAATTCCAGCTTATTATCTGATTAATAACCCATCAGCTGAGCCTGTTGTAGCCTTCACCGAACAAGAAGCCCTAGAACAGTTTCAGAAAAACTATTCAGGCACAAAAGCTTCAGATATAAGACAGGATGAAGATGTACTGGACACTTGGTTCTCTTCATGGCTATGGCCTATTTCTGTATTTGATGGCTTTAAAGATCCGCAAAACAAAGACATTAACTACTTCTACCCTACTAATGATCTTGTAACAGCTCCTGAAATTCTATTCTTCTGGGTTGCAAGAATGATCATGGCAGGTTATATGTTCCGCGGTGAAATACCTTTCAAGAAGGTATACCTTACAGGTATCGTTAGAGACAAACAAGGCAGAAAGATGTCCAAATCTCTTGGTAATTCACCCGATCCTTTAGATCTGATTGAGGAATATGGCGCTGATGGTGTAAGGGTTGGAATGCTCTTAAGTTCTCCTGCAGGTAACGACTTGTTATTTGATGAAAAGCTATGTCTGCAAGGAAGAAATTTCACTAACAAAATCCACAATGCTTATAATCTTATTAGTGGATGGGAAATAAAAGAAGGAAATAATGAGGATAACATCGCAGCTATTGAATGGATGGAATCCAAATTTACAACTGCTCTTATAGAACTGGAAGATAACTTTACAAAATACAGACTATCTGATGCCCTTATGAGTGTGTATAAGCTGGTTTGGGATGATTTCTGTTCTAATTATCTTGAAATGATAAAGCCAGGCTTCAAACAGCCTATTGATCGTGAAACTTATACAAAGACAATCAATCTTTTTGAAAAACTACTTAAAGTAATTCATCCATTTACTCCATTTATATCGGAAGAATACTGGCATAAAATCAAGGAAAGACCGCAGAACGAGTGCATTATAATTGCTGAATGGCCCAAAGCAAGCCAAACCATAGACAAACAATCTATTGAACATGGAGACCTTGCTATAGAGATAGTTTCTAATATAAGAAATATCAGAAATGCTAAACAAATAGCAAAATTTGATCCGTTGAAGCTCTTTGTTAAAAATGTACCTGCTGAACTGTTAAGCAAATTTAGTCCTATTATTAAGAAACTTGCCTGTATTGAGAGCATAGAAACAACACAACAACCTATTGACGGTGCTTCTACTTTCATTATTCGTAGCTCTGAGTTTTATATTCCGGTTGAAGGCTCTATAGATGTTGAAAAAGAAAAAGAAAATCTATTGAAGCAATTGGAGCATAAAAAAGGTTTTCTTGCCAGCGTAGAGAAAAAGCTAAGCAATGAAAAATTCGTAGCAGGAGCTCCTGCTCCTGTTATTGAGCTTGAAAGAAAGAAAAAAGCAGATGCCGAAGCAGAAATTCAGGCTTTGGAAAAAAGTCTGGCCAATCTTTAA
- a CDS encoding OmpA family protein, whose protein sequence is MKKLILFSSILFILSFIGEKAFAQNPAQTKKKAKAAKKGRNKKQEPYQIVWKDKDSDGDGVPDGRDKCIHTPKGEPVTTFGCPYDVDFDGVYDYEDQCKNEAGPKENKGCPWGDRDKDGIMDNKDECPDAPGIAQFRGCPDTDGDGIQDKEDQCPKERGTIAYKGCPPPFVDTDGDGVGDYDDLCMRTPGVKSNKGCPEIKPEEKKALEEAFKNLLFETNSDVIISSSYNSLNKLASVMVNNPRSKLHLEGHTDNVGDDNSNMDLSKRRSESVKRYLGTKGVNASRITTAGFGETKPVDTNDTDAGRQANRRVEMNIMYE, encoded by the coding sequence ATGAAAAAATTAATACTCTTTAGTTCAATATTGTTTATACTTTCTTTTATTGGAGAAAAGGCCTTTGCGCAAAATCCCGCACAGACTAAAAAGAAAGCTAAAGCGGCAAAAAAGGGACGAAATAAAAAACAAGAACCTTATCAAATAGTCTGGAAAGACAAAGATTCTGATGGTGATGGTGTACCTGACGGAAGAGACAAATGTATTCATACACCTAAAGGCGAACCCGTTACAACTTTTGGTTGTCCATACGACGTTGATTTTGACGGAGTTTATGACTACGAAGACCAATGTAAAAATGAAGCCGGCCCTAAAGAAAACAAGGGATGTCCTTGGGGAGACCGAGATAAGGATGGAATTATGGATAATAAAGATGAATGTCCCGATGCTCCTGGAATAGCACAGTTCAGGGGCTGTCCTGATACGGATGGTGATGGTATTCAGGATAAAGAGGATCAATGTCCTAAAGAAAGAGGTACTATTGCCTACAAAGGTTGTCCTCCTCCTTTTGTAGATACAGATGGTGACGGCGTTGGAGATTATGATGACCTTTGCATGAGAACCCCCGGGGTGAAATCTAACAAAGGATGCCCAGAAATTAAACCAGAAGAAAAGAAAGCATTGGAAGAAGCGTTCAAAAATCTGTTATTTGAAACCAATAGTGATGTTATTATTAGTTCTTCTTACAATTCACTGAACAAACTTGCGTCTGTAATGGTGAACAACCCGAGATCAAAACTACATTTAGAAGGACATACTGACAACGTCGGAGATGACAACTCCAACATGGATCTTTCGAAGAGAAGATCAGAATCTGTAAAACGTTATCTTGGAACCAAAGGTGTAAATGCAAGCAGAATTACAACTGCAGGTTTCGGAGAAACAAAACCTGTAGACACTAATGATACAGATGCCGGTAGACAGGCTAACAGACGTGTGGAGATGAACATTATGTATGAATAG
- a CDS encoding bifunctional response regulator/alkaline phosphatase family protein yields MQRYNILWADDEIDLLKPHIIFLNNKGYDVTPVPSGADALEKCNEEKYDIVFLDENMPGMTGLETLSQIKAIKPNLPVIMITKSEEEHIMEEAIGSKIADYLIKPLNPNQILLSIKKILDNKRLVTEKTNIGYQQDFRNLSMAYNDRIGHEEWAEIYKKLVYWELEIDNTENKSMKDIIDMQKSEANKNFADFVIDNYESWLNDANSSKPVLSHQIMKKKVFPLLEKEQPLFFILIDNLRYDQWKVLESTINTYFNVDEEINYYSILPTTTAYARNAIFSGLLPSEIEKKFPQYWVSDEEEEGKNNFEEELLKAQLVRNKLDIKSSYNKIINISHGKSLLDNINNLMNNKLNVIVYNFVDMLSHARTDMAMVRELAPDESAYRSLTNSWFQHSPLLEALRRIAEKKGRVIITTDHGTIRVKKPFKIIGDKSTNTNLRYKQGKNLGFDEKDVYVCRKPERMFLPKRNVSTAYVFTIEDYFFAYPNNYNYYVNYYKDTFQHGGVSLEEMIIPFITLSPK; encoded by the coding sequence ATGCAAAGATACAATATTTTATGGGCGGATGATGAAATAGATCTACTTAAACCCCACATAATTTTTCTTAATAATAAAGGCTATGATGTAACTCCTGTACCTAGTGGTGCAGATGCATTAGAGAAGTGTAATGAGGAGAAGTATGACATCGTATTTCTGGATGAAAATATGCCGGGTATGACCGGTTTGGAAACTCTAAGTCAGATCAAAGCCATAAAGCCAAATCTTCCGGTAATCATGATCACTAAGAGTGAAGAGGAACATATTATGGAAGAGGCTATCGGAAGCAAAATAGCTGACTACCTCATTAAACCATTAAATCCAAATCAAATATTATTGAGTATCAAAAAGATATTGGATAATAAAAGGCTTGTTACTGAGAAAACCAATATCGGTTATCAACAGGATTTCAGAAATCTTAGCATGGCTTATAACGACCGTATTGGACATGAAGAGTGGGCTGAGATATACAAGAAGTTGGTTTATTGGGAGTTAGAGATCGATAATACCGAGAACAAAAGTATGAAGGATATTATTGACATGCAGAAAAGTGAAGCCAACAAGAACTTTGCAGATTTTGTAATTGATAATTATGAATCATGGTTAAATGATGCAAACTCTTCAAAACCTGTTCTATCTCATCAGATTATGAAAAAAAAGGTATTCCCTCTATTGGAAAAAGAGCAACCTTTATTTTTTATTCTTATCGATAATCTCCGATATGATCAATGGAAGGTTCTGGAGTCAACCATTAATACTTATTTTAATGTGGATGAAGAGATTAACTATTATTCAATTCTACCAACGACAACAGCTTACGCCAGAAATGCAATTTTTTCAGGTTTACTACCTTCTGAAATAGAGAAAAAATTTCCTCAATATTGGGTTAGTGATGAAGAAGAGGAGGGAAAAAATAATTTTGAAGAAGAACTTTTAAAAGCTCAGTTAGTAAGAAACAAACTTGATATTAAAAGCTCTTACAATAAAATTATCAATATTAGTCATGGCAAATCTTTATTGGATAATATCAATAACCTAATGAACAATAAGTTGAATGTTATTGTCTACAACTTTGTCGATATGCTGTCTCATGCTCGAACAGATATGGCAATGGTTAGAGAACTTGCTCCTGACGAATCAGCCTATAGATCATTAACCAACTCCTGGTTTCAGCATTCTCCATTGCTGGAAGCTTTAAGAAGGATTGCTGAGAAAAAAGGTAGAGTGATCATTACTACTGATCATGGCACAATAAGGGTTAAAAAACCATTTAAGATAATCGGAGATAAAAGTACTAATACTAACCTGAGATATAAGCAGGGGAAAAACCTTGGCTTTGATGAAAAGGACGTTTATGTCTGCAGAAAGCCGGAGCGCATGTTTCTTCCTAAAAGAAATGTGTCTACAGCTTATGTGTTTACCATTGAAGATTATTTCTTTGCCTACCCCAATAACTATAATTATTATGTTAATTATTACAAAGATACTTTCCAGCATGGAGGGGTTTCTTTGGAAGAAATGATAATTCCTTTTATAACCTTGTCTCCAAAGTAG
- a CDS encoding response regulator has product MPEKKFNKVLLVDDDKINNYINLRLIRRIGLSEEIIVTNNGQEAITYLKKCDKNELPTLILLDINMPVMDGFEFLEEYEKLKVNTVERPMIVVLTTSTNTNDIKKVESSPIAAGYINKPLTEENLLGFIRRNASVV; this is encoded by the coding sequence ATGCCAGAGAAAAAGTTTAATAAAGTTCTCCTTGTTGATGATGATAAAATCAATAATTACATAAATCTCAGATTAATAAGGAGAATAGGTTTGTCGGAAGAAATTATTGTGACAAACAATGGTCAGGAAGCAATTACTTATCTTAAGAAATGTGATAAGAACGAGCTGCCTACTCTTATTCTGCTGGATATAAATATGCCAGTAATGGATGGATTTGAGTTTTTGGAAGAATATGAAAAATTAAAGGTTAATACTGTTGAAAGGCCTATGATTGTGGTTTTAACAACGAGTACCAATACAAATGATATTAAAAAGGTGGAAAGTTCTCCAATTGCTGCGGGATATATAAATAAACCCCTAACAGAAGAGAATCTGCTGGGGTTTATCAGAAGAAATGCTTCGGTGGTTTAA
- a CDS encoding alanine dehydrogenase has product MKSSLKSGIEALAKEHALYPQEALLKIPEGTTRLNIGIPKEIQDLENRVCLTPEAVALLVNNGHDVVVETGAGVSAKYSDKEYSDAGAKIAYSSQEVFQSNIVLKIEPPTIQEISMMKPGSTLFSALQISTLTPELVQAINKQKLIALGFEFIEDKVGGMPVVRAMSEIAGSTVMLIAAEYLNSKNGKGVILGGITGVPPTKVVILGAGTVAEYAVRAAAGLGCEVKIFDNQVYKLRRLKHDLGLQIYTSTIDTITLRKELREADVVIGSLRSDEGSPCVVTEDMVAEMMPNSVIIDVSIDQGGCFETSRVTSHKNPIFRKYDVIHYCVPNIASRVARTATTALSNIFTPIILQIAKKGGTEELIYSKEWFMKGVYSYKGSLTNPYIAKKFNMKYKDMKLILAARF; this is encoded by the coding sequence ATGAAAAGCAGCTTAAAATCGGGTATTGAAGCTCTGGCAAAAGAACATGCCTTATATCCTCAAGAGGCACTATTAAAAATTCCTGAAGGTACAACCCGTCTTAATATTGGTATTCCCAAGGAGATACAGGATCTGGAAAATAGGGTGTGTCTCACTCCTGAGGCTGTAGCATTGTTGGTTAACAATGGTCACGATGTGGTGGTCGAAACAGGTGCTGGTGTATCGGCAAAATATTCTGATAAAGAATACAGTGATGCAGGAGCTAAAATAGCTTATTCATCTCAGGAAGTATTTCAGTCTAATATTGTATTAAAGATAGAACCGCCTACTATACAGGAAATCAGTATGATGAAACCTGGAAGTACATTGTTTTCTGCACTTCAGATTTCAACGCTTACCCCGGAACTTGTTCAGGCTATCAACAAACAAAAGCTGATTGCGCTTGGCTTTGAATTTATTGAAGATAAGGTAGGGGGAATGCCTGTTGTAAGAGCCATGAGTGAAATAGCAGGCAGTACTGTTATGCTTATTGCAGCTGAGTACCTCAATAGCAAAAATGGAAAAGGAGTTATATTGGGAGGAATTACAGGAGTACCACCTACAAAAGTGGTAATTCTTGGCGCCGGAACAGTTGCAGAATATGCGGTACGTGCTGCTGCAGGATTAGGATGTGAGGTGAAGATTTTTGATAATCAGGTATATAAACTCAGAAGGTTAAAACATGATTTGGGGCTTCAGATTTATACGTCTACAATAGATACTATTACATTAAGAAAAGAATTACGGGAAGCAGATGTTGTGATAGGCTCTCTTAGGTCTGATGAGGGGAGTCCATGCGTAGTTACTGAGGATATGGTAGCTGAAATGATGCCTAATTCAGTGATAATCGATGTTAGTATTGATCAGGGTGGTTGCTTTGAAACCAGTAGGGTTACCAGTCACAAAAACCCTATTTTCAGGAAGTATGATGTGATTCACTATTGCGTACCCAATATCGCATCAAGAGTCGCCAGAACTGCGACGACAGCATTAAGCAATATATTTACTCCTATTATTTTACAAATAGCTAAAAAGGGAGGGACTGAGGAATTGATTTATTCAAAAGAATGGTTTATGAAAGGAGTCTATTCCTATAAAGGTAGTCTTACTAATCCTTATATAGCTAAGAAGTTTAATATGAAGTATAAGGATATGAAATTAATTTTAGCAGCAAGATTTTAA